A stretch of DNA from Paenibacillus albus:
AAGGACGATGGCGCTGGCGGAGAAAATAAAGGGGAAAGCGCGCAGTTCGAACGATTTGTCGTCGTTCATATCGGCTTCGGAATCGTTGCGGGTATTATGATCAACGGCAGCTTGCTGCGGGGATACCGCAATGTCGGCGGATTGCTCGGCCATACGACGGTTGACGAAAGCGCCGGACGCTGCCGATGCGGGAACTATGGCTGCCTGGAGAACGTGGTTACGTTTCCGATATTGGAGGCCGCTTACCAGCAGGGGAAGGCCCAAGGGCAAGAAGACGGCTCGATATCACTCGTCGAGGCGTATGCCCAAGGTGACAAGGACGCGATCGATATCTGTCTAAACGCCGGCAAAGCGCTCGGCATTGCGCTTAGCAATCTCGTCAATTTGTTCAATCCCGAGGCGGTTTATATCGGTGGTGCGGTTCCCGAGCAGCTTCCACTCGTTCTGGAAGAGACAAAGCGGACCATAATGCTGCGCGCCAACCGGTTTGCCACTGCCTCCCTGCGTCCTGAAACAAGCTCGTTCGGTAACCAGGAAGGACTCATAGGGGCTCTTACTTTAGCTGCAACTTCGTTCCTTTCCAACTCTTGAACACAGGTGTGCACGGGGCTTCGTCCTCGTGCGGCCACTTCGCACCGCATGCTCCCTCCGCTTGGCCGCTCTAC
This window harbors:
- a CDS encoding ROK family protein; protein product: MGFGIVAGIMINGSLLRGYRNVGGLLGHTTVDESAGRCRCGNYGCLENVVTFPILEAAYQQGKAQGQEDGSISLVEAYAQGDKDAIDICLNAGKALGIALSNLVNLFNPEAVYIGGAVPEQLPLVLEETKRTIMLRANRFATASLRPETSSFGNQEGLIGALTLAATSFLSNS